The following proteins come from a genomic window of Anaerobutyricum hallii:
- a CDS encoding precorrin-8X methylmutase: protein MLDKIQIVKPAEIEKRSMEIITSELNGRTWPEPEFSIVKRCIHTSADFDYADNLCFSENAANIGVEALKNGAHIVTDTRMAWSGINKKKLASFGGEAHCFMSDEDVAKEAKERGCTRAAICMERGAALAEKENVIFAIGNAPTALIRLYELIKEGKLNPALIIGAPVGFVNVVESKELIMEAGVPFIVPKGRKGGSNIAATICNAMLYQL, encoded by the coding sequence ATGTTAGATAAGATTCAAATCGTAAAACCTGCTGAAATCGAAAAAAGAAGCATGGAAATCATCACAAGTGAATTAAATGGGAGAACCTGGCCGGAGCCGGAGTTTTCCATTGTAAAAAGATGTATCCATACTTCGGCAGATTTTGATTATGCAGATAATTTATGTTTTTCTGAAAATGCTGCGAATATCGGTGTAGAAGCTTTAAAAAATGGAGCACATATCGTAACTGATACAAGAATGGCATGGTCAGGAATCAATAAAAAGAAGCTGGCATCTTTTGGTGGAGAAGCACACTGCTTTATGTCCGATGAAGATGTAGCAAAAGAGGCAAAAGAGCGTGGATGTACAAGAGCTGCAATCTGTATGGAAAGAGGAGCCGCTCTTGCAGAAAAAGAAAACGTTATTTTTGCTATTGGAAATGCACCAACGGCATTGATCCGCTTATACGAACTCATTAAAGAAGGCAAATTAAACCCTGCACTGATTATTGGTGCTCCGGTTGGTTTTGTAAATGTAGTAGAATCCAAAGAACTGATCATGGAGGCCGGAGTACCGTTTATCGTTCCAAAAGGACGAAAGGGCGGAAGTAATATTGCGGCAACCATCTGTAATGCAATGCTATATCAGTTATAA
- the cbiD gene encoding cobalt-precorrin-5B (C(1))-methyltransferase CbiD, with amino-acid sequence MKELREGVSTGSCMTGGAEASVIWQTTGKCPSVVKVETPIGKTLYLDIIPKEFGVCGVVKDAGDDPDVTNGSEIITKVELFEEEGDISFFGGDGVGTITQEGLKIPPGQPAINPVPRQMAEKAIRKIIGNKKANITVSIPGGEELAKKTFNPRLGIVNGLSVLGTTGIVRPMSEEAMKDSLIAELDMYAKQGHKSILFVLGGTGETVLKEQYGEFQCILQVSNYIGFMIEEAVERGFTDILIGGFVGKLVKVASGTMNTHSHVADGRIETICTHAALHGAPLLVIQKLYSCLTTKAAMKIVEEEGLMDIWSDMAQKASEYCEKTAHKMARVGIIFLDGQNEVLAASKNVEEVLSACKK; translated from the coding sequence ATGAAAGAATTAAGGGAAGGAGTTTCCACCGGCTCTTGTATGACAGGTGGCGCGGAGGCTTCGGTTATCTGGCAGACAACCGGTAAATGTCCTTCTGTGGTGAAAGTAGAAACGCCGATTGGAAAAACGCTTTATCTGGATATTATCCCAAAAGAATTTGGAGTCTGTGGTGTGGTAAAAGATGCTGGAGACGATCCGGATGTAACAAACGGAAGCGAGATTATTACAAAGGTGGAGCTTTTTGAGGAAGAGGGAGATATTTCCTTTTTTGGTGGAGACGGAGTCGGAACCATTACACAGGAAGGATTAAAAATTCCTCCCGGACAGCCGGCAATCAACCCGGTTCCACGTCAGATGGCAGAAAAAGCGATCCGCAAAATTATCGGCAATAAAAAGGCAAATATAACCGTAAGTATTCCTGGTGGAGAAGAACTTGCCAAAAAGACATTTAACCCGCGGCTTGGCATTGTAAATGGTCTTTCAGTTCTTGGAACGACGGGAATCGTCCGGCCGATGAGCGAAGAGGCAATGAAAGATTCTCTGATCGCAGAGCTTGATATGTATGCGAAGCAGGGACATAAATCGATCCTTTTTGTACTTGGAGGAACCGGAGAGACGGTGTTAAAAGAGCAGTACGGCGAATTTCAGTGTATTTTACAGGTAAGTAATTATATCGGCTTTATGATAGAAGAAGCGGTCGAGAGAGGATTTACTGATATTTTGATTGGTGGGTTTGTCGGAAAGCTTGTAAAAGTAGCATCCGGGACAATGAATACACATAGTCATGTAGCAGATGGCCGTATCGAAACGATCTGTACACACGCAGCTCTTCATGGCGCCCCTCTTTTAGTCATACAAAAGCTGTATTCCTGCCTTACAACGAAGGCGGCAATGAAGATTGTGGAAGAAGAGGGACTTATGGATATCTGGTCGGATATGGCACAAAAAGCATCCGAGTATTGTGAGAAGACCGCTCATAAGATGGCTAGAGTGGGAATTATTTTCCTGGATGGACAAAATGAAGTTCTGGCAGCTAGTAAAAATGTAGAAGAAGTACTCTCTGCCTGTAAAAAATAG